GGCTCCCGCCTGGGCTCGGGAGGGATCGATATTCGTCACCCCCAAGGGATTCCTCCAGATCAGCGAAGGCCTTCCCCGAGAGATCAAACCCCGCCTCGACCCACCCGACCCGGCGCTTCGGAGCGTCCCATCGAGCGTGAAACGGGCCGACCTGAAACGCCGCAGGGCGGAGGCCAGCACGAAGCTCGCTGCCATGTGCGACCTCAGAGACGTGGCCCGCGAGTTGTTGGCTGCAGAGCAGAGCGGCGCGGAGAACACCGACGACCTCCGGGCGGAGATGGGCGCCGCCTACGACCGTGCCGTGGCCGTGCTTGGCCACACCCTGATCCGCCGCGACGACGACGGGAACATGCGCCGCCAGTACCTGGGCGGGTTCATCGCCGATCCTGACTGTGTGTTCCTGATGGGACTCGAGGAGGACGGCCCGGACGGGACCCCGGTGAAGGGACCAGCGTTCCGGCGGGCGATGACCACCCCGGTGGTAGCGCCCGCTGAGGTGTCCACCCTCACAGAAGCGGTGATGCAGTCAGTCGGTCGGCTGGGCCGGGTGGACATCGAGTTCATGCGGTCGGTCACAACGTTCGGCTGGACAGAAGACGACCTGGTGGCCGAAGGGCTCGCCTACAGGAACCCGGACACGATAGGAGCCCCCGGCGAGCAGGAATGGGTAGCCGGCCCACTGTATTTGGCGGGCGACGTGCGGACCAAACACGCCGAAGCCGCGGCGGTCGCCGCCGACGACGACCGGTACGCCCCGAACGTGGCCGCCCTCGAGAAGGTCCTGCCACCGTTCGTCGCGGCGGCGGACATCGAGATCAGCTGCGGTACCACCATGTTGGAACCACACGAGGTTGAGGAGATGATCACCGACACGCTCGGACCCATCAGAGAGCTGCGGGTGACCTATTCGTCTGCGGGCGGCTGGGGAATCAGCGGCCAGGCGGACACCTACTCGGCGGACTTCGTGTCGGTGTGGGGCACCGCCAGCGCCAGCGCTCTGAGGATCCTCGACGCGGCATGGTCGGGCCGCCAGGTGGTGATCACCCGCCCAGACCCCCGTTACTCCGACGACCCCAAACGCCGCATCGTTGACACCGAGGCCACCGCGCTCGCTGCCGAGAAGGTAGAGAAGTGGCATGACCGTCTCAACGAGTGGATGTTCGACGAGTCGGTCGCCCGCCGCGAGGAGATGGAGAGACGGTGGAACACGCAGTACAACCGTTTCGTTCCGCCCACCTACCCCGCCGAGTGGATGGAGGAACCGCCCGGACTGAGCGACGAATTCCGTGAGATGGGACTGTACGAACACCAGAAGACCGCCGCGGCGCGGATCGCCCTCGGCGACGACTTCTTGCTGGGCCATTGCGTCGGCGCCGGCAAGACCGTCACGATGGCGGCGGGGGTGATGCGGATGCGCCAGTTGGGTATCCGCCAGAAGCCGCTTCTGGTGGTACCGAACCAGGTGGTCACACAGTTCGGCGTGGAGTTCATGCGCGCGTTCCCCGACGCGAAGGTGCTGATGCCACCGAAGGGGGACACACCCGGCCGCAAGCAGCGCCGCCAGTTCGCCTCCCAGAGCCTGTGGGGAGACTGGGACGCTGTGATCGTGCCTCACTCGTTCTTCAATCTGATGCCGCTGCGGCCCGACACGAAGGTGGCTCATCTGCAGTCGCGACTCGCCGAAGTGCGGGAGGACTACGAACGAGCCAACAACGAGCAGGCTCTGCACGGCGATCACAACACGAGCGGCCAAGCCCGCCGGAAGCGCACGATCAAACAGATCGAGAAACAGGTCGCCCGGGCAGAGGAGAGGCTGGGGAAGCTGCTGACCGCCACCAAGGACGACGACGTCTGGTGGGAGGAGTACGGGTTCGATTACGTGTTGGTGGATGAGGCGCATGAGTTCAAAAATTTGGCGATCCAATCGACCGACCGCTCCGCCAACCTGACGGGCGCTGAGAAGGCCGAGGACCTGCTGATGAAGATCGAGGTGCTACGGAAGCGGCATCCGGGGAAGGGGGTCGCTACCTTGGCGACGGGCACTCCCGTGTCCAACCGGCCCTCCGAGCTGTGGGCGATGCTCCGATACCTGGGTCCGGACCTGCTCGAATCGGCAGGTGTGTTGACCTACGACGCCTGGTCTTCGTGGTGCACCACCAAGGCGACGAACCTCGAACCGTCACCCCTCGGCGGCGGGTTCGCCCCCCGAACACGGGTGTCGGCATATGTCAACGTGCCGGAGCTGCGGGCGATGATCGACACCCGAGCCGACATACGCACCGCGGACAGCCTAGGCCTGGTACGCCCACCGCTCGCCGGTGGCGACCGCCAGGACGTCTACGCCCCGGCGTCGAGGCTGCTCAACGGCTGGATGGACTCTCTGGCGGAGCGGGCTGTGGGCCCCCAGGACAACAAGGACATCCTGATCGCTCTCATCACCTCCGCCCGCCAAGCCGCCGTGGACCTGAGCACGGTGGGGATCCCACCCAACCCTGAACGTCCCTCGAAGCTGCTCACCGCCGCCGACCACATAGCAGCCCTCCACCGGGAGAAAGCCGACTGGCGGTTCGCGGACTCGGACACACCGGGCACGCTGCAGCTCGTGTTCTGCGACATCGGTACACCCACCGCGGACGGGCCGAGGACCTACGGCACACTGGCGGACGCTCTCGTCGATCGGGGTGTGCCCGCCGACCGGATCGAGTTCATCCACGACTACCCGTCGGCCGCTGAGAAACAGGACCTGTTCCGCCGATGCCGGGAGGGGGACGTGTCCGTGTTGGTCGGGTCCACATCCAAGATGGGCACCGGCGTCAACGTCCAGACCCGACTCTCCGACGTTCATCACCTCACGCTCGATTGGAAGCCGGCCCTGATGGAACAGCGGGAGGGGCGGGGCCTGCGGCCGGGGAACCTGTGTCCCGAAGTGGGTGTCTGGTATCACATCGGGGAAGGCACCAGCGACGTGATGCAGCTGTGCGTCCTCCGGAACAAGGACGCGTTCATCCGCCAGTTCATCGAGGGCCGCGAACGGGTGATCGACGTGTGCAACACCGACGAGGACACCCTGACCTACGACGACATGATGGCCCACGCCACCGGCGACAGCCGGGCTGTGGCCCTGTCGGAGGTGGCCGCCGAGGTAGTGACACTCCAACGCCAACGGAACGCCGCCCGGGTGGCGGTACGCCAAGCCACCGACCTGCACCGCTACACCGAACAGCGCCTCGCCACGTCACGGTCCGTCTACAACGAACTGGGCGGGTATTCGGTGGTGTCCCCCACCGCACCGTTCGTCGAACAAGACGGGCACCGCCCACTCAACCGCCAAGACGCCACCGCCCTCCTCGCCAGGGCCGCGTACCAGCGCTGGCGGACAGCGAACTACGCCTACACCGACCAGGCCGAAACGATCGCCAAGGTCGGTGACGTTCCGATATGGGTTCGCTCCCATGCGCGCCTGACGACGCTCGGGGTCGGCCCGCCCCTGGCGAAGCTGTCAACCAGCCTCCAAGGCGGCCAGGTCATCAACGCCCACAACGCCGCCTGCGGACGCCCCGTGCACGGCACCGTCCCTGACCTGGAGCGGAGGGTCCGGA
This is a stretch of genomic DNA from bacterium. It encodes these proteins:
- a CDS encoding DEAD/DEAH box helicase family protein, yielding MGRGGAQGTEGSSDGPGVPAAPELPVAPLLAADYRPPSGQISRIEANLEALRVLAEVESSGRPASNEQRRVLARWSGWGAVPQVFDREHQLGKRFLEQAKEALGDDDTAVAAARQSTLNAHYTSPLVAEALWKLATDLGFGGGDVIEPGSGPGVFFAAAPVEDLAVRMTGVELDPTTARICGAIHPEHTVVTAPLQAYKGSGFSAAIGNVPFADVRTKDGLGTVDQPLSLHNYCLAKSLAALAPGGLLVALTSRYTLDSVSPAQRKQIARWGCFVGAVRLPNNTFTAQSGTSVVTDVVVFQRRPEPLKTQNLPAHEQWWDTTEWSTSDGTPFRQNAWYSTNPDLVIGTPESGGMWGRDDITLVTEDPLEDLIPTALDNLASRAVLPYPLPDAAGRADRTAVSPYPSFVAPAWAREGSIFVTPKGFLQISEGLPREIKPRLDPPDPALRSVPSSVKRADLKRRRAEASTKLAAMCDLRDVARELLAAEQSGAENTDDLRAEMGAAYDRAVAVLGHTLIRRDDDGNMRRQYLGGFIADPDCVFLMGLEEDGPDGTPVKGPAFRRAMTTPVVAPAEVSTLTEAVMQSVGRLGRVDIEFMRSVTTFGWTEDDLVAEGLAYRNPDTIGAPGEQEWVAGPLYLAGDVRTKHAEAAAVAADDDRYAPNVAALEKVLPPFVAAADIEISCGTTMLEPHEVEEMITDTLGPIRELRVTYSSAGGWGISGQADTYSADFVSVWGTASASALRILDAAWSGRQVVITRPDPRYSDDPKRRIVDTEATALAAEKVEKWHDRLNEWMFDESVARREEMERRWNTQYNRFVPPTYPAEWMEEPPGLSDEFREMGLYEHQKTAAARIALGDDFLLGHCVGAGKTVTMAAGVMRMRQLGIRQKPLLVVPNQVVTQFGVEFMRAFPDAKVLMPPKGDTPGRKQRRQFASQSLWGDWDAVIVPHSFFNLMPLRPDTKVAHLQSRLAEVREDYERANNEQALHGDHNTSGQARRKRTIKQIEKQVARAEERLGKLLTATKDDDVWWEEYGFDYVLVDEAHEFKNLAIQSTDRSANLTGAEKAEDLLMKIEVLRKRHPGKGVATLATGTPVSNRPSELWAMLRYLGPDLLESAGVLTYDAWSSWCTTKATNLEPSPLGGGFAPRTRVSAYVNVPELRAMIDTRADIRTADSLGLVRPPLAGGDRQDVYAPASRLLNGWMDSLAERAVGPQDNKDILIALITSARQAAVDLSTVGIPPNPERPSKLLTAADHIAALHREKADWRFADSDTPGTLQLVFCDIGTPTADGPRTYGTLADALVDRGVPADRIEFIHDYPSAAEKQDLFRRCREGDVSVLVGSTSKMGTGVNVQTRLSDVHHLTLDWKPALMEQREGRGLRPGNLCPEVGVWYHIGEGTSDVMQLCVLRNKDAFIRQFIEGRERVIDVCNTDEDTLTYDDMMAHATGDSRAVALSEVAAEVVTLQRQRNAARVAVRQATDLHRYTEQRLATSRSVYNELGGYSVVSPTAPFVEQDGHRPLNRQDATALLARAAYQRWRTANYAYTDQAETIAKVGDVPIWVRSHARLTTLGVGPPLAKLSTSLQGGQVINAHNAACGRPVHGTVPDLERRVRNLLKEIPATRAAAGQRIPQLERDLESTAKAVNKAWPHHQLLARKTAKMEAIRKDINENPIERPVPDVPVPTRAIAGAFAAGEDMAALLDRLEVEHRGPEYPADLTLAGDHAGGVGSDFIDRLAHRSLSLSL